From the Lathyrus oleraceus cultivar Zhongwan6 chromosome 4, CAAS_Psat_ZW6_1.0, whole genome shotgun sequence genome, one window contains:
- the LOC127074006 gene encoding protein MHF2 homolog, whose amino-acid sequence MEESTFDSDLIHSIMKRIWTLRTLERENVATSDALDSEAGAGSSKKNRTTSANASALKLTCELLRVFITEAIQRAVAIAETEGDGQIEATHLESILPQLLLDF is encoded by the exons ATGGAGGAATCTACCTTCGACTCT GATCTAATCCATTCCATCATGAAGCGTATTTGGACATTGCGAACCCTTG AGCGTGAAAATGTTGCAACCAGCGATGCTTTGGACTCCGAG GCAGGAGCCGGATCGTCCAAGAAGAATCGGACAACTTCTG CTAATGCTAGTGCTCTGAAGCTTACATGTGAACTTCTCCGGGTCTTTATCACAG AGGCTATTCAGCGTGCTGTAGCTATTGCAGAGACTGAGGGTGATGGTCAAATAGAAGCTACTCATTTAGAGAGTATTCTTCCTCAACTACTTTTAGATTTCTAA